A genomic stretch from Schaalia odontolytica includes:
- a CDS encoding carboxylate--amine ligase, translated as MTIDYLTRPRPLSPRDDILPVIIGGDFGVYGIGRCFNEAFGCRCICVGSQPTESITRSRFFDVRHVSAHASDAQLLDILMTIAAENADKKLILMANHDIFSAFVARNMETLSRHYALPFPNEEVMDRLTDKEEFAHACERAGIDTPRTLAVDFSGVEDEAWAAPEIPFSFPVVAKSAKGEPYDVLEFDGKRKIWFIDTPEELTQLWQTLKDAGFRDTFLVQELIPGDNTAMRSITAYVDSRGKVTLIGSARVLLEDHAPTMIGNPVAMITEDFPQLWAHACTLLTENGYRGFANFDVKIDPRDGRALFFEVNPRIGRNNWYMAAAGANPMIPMVADLIDGQECEQTQARDEILYTLVPDSLLLHYISDADLRTRVKRIIREGRRFDLLLNPTEKDLRRNLTVWLQKQNHRRKFARYYPEPTEKSY; from the coding sequence ATGACGATCGACTACCTGACCCGGCCTCGCCCCCTGTCGCCCCGCGACGACATCCTGCCCGTCATCATTGGGGGAGACTTCGGCGTGTATGGAATTGGACGCTGTTTCAATGAGGCCTTCGGGTGCCGCTGCATCTGCGTCGGTTCCCAGCCGACCGAGTCGATCACGCGGTCGCGCTTTTTCGACGTTCGGCATGTGAGCGCGCATGCGAGCGACGCGCAGCTGCTTGACATCCTAATGACGATTGCCGCTGAGAACGCGGACAAGAAGCTCATCCTGATGGCGAATCACGACATCTTCTCGGCGTTCGTCGCGCGTAACATGGAAACGCTGTCGAGGCACTACGCGCTGCCATTCCCGAACGAAGAGGTCATGGATCGCCTCACGGATAAAGAGGAATTCGCTCACGCGTGTGAGCGCGCGGGAATCGATACTCCCCGCACGCTTGCCGTCGATTTTTCTGGCGTCGAGGACGAGGCCTGGGCCGCCCCAGAGATTCCGTTCAGCTTCCCGGTTGTGGCAAAGTCCGCAAAGGGAGAGCCCTACGACGTGCTCGAGTTCGACGGCAAGCGCAAGATCTGGTTCATCGACACGCCTGAGGAACTCACGCAGCTGTGGCAGACCCTCAAGGACGCGGGTTTCCGCGACACCTTCCTCGTCCAGGAGCTGATTCCCGGCGACAATACGGCGATGCGTTCGATCACCGCCTACGTCGATTCGCGTGGGAAGGTGACCCTCATCGGATCTGCCCGGGTACTGCTCGAGGATCACGCCCCCACGATGATCGGCAACCCGGTCGCGATGATCACCGAGGACTTCCCGCAGCTGTGGGCGCACGCTTGCACTCTTCTCACCGAGAATGGCTACCGCGGATTCGCGAACTTCGACGTCAAGATCGATCCGCGTGACGGGCGCGCCCTCTTCTTCGAGGTCAACCCACGGATCGGGCGCAACAACTGGTACATGGCCGCCGCCGGTGCCAACCCTATGATTCCCATGGTCGCCGACCTCATTGATGGACAGGAGTGCGAGCAGACACAGGCGCGCGACGAGATCCTCTACACCCTCGTCCCGGACTCCCTGCTCCTGCATTACATCTCCGACGCTGACCTGCGTACACGCGTGAAGAGAATTATCCGTGAGGGGCGCCGCTTCGACCTACTCCTCAACCCGACGGAGAAGGACCTGCGACGTAACCTCACCGTGTGGCTCCAGAAGCAGAACCACCGGCGTAAGTTTGCGCGCTACTACCCGGAGCCCACCGAGAAGTCCTACTGA
- a CDS encoding PrsW family intramembrane metalloprotease: MYATHWGGPGEDYRLKKISSVNINEVNGISAPAPDDAAPVWQTPKALHSFPWFEVLMMTVGSIGLLGLVVFWLSPASSGIASLAKTTLLAVVPLSIVLSFILFIDRWEPEPWKTKGALFLWGAGVATLSSGILNTALEENIILSTGDLQQSQALGASFIAPLVEETLKGLGVLIVVVVRRTSINSVIDGVVYAGFSAGGFMFAEDILYFVRLDNPEAGGVLWTFVIRGLASPFVHAMATSMTGIGLALALMRFKRGWSKTGVVLVFWFFAMVVHFGWNGTVTFLGQYFFLLYVLVGVPAFLVWAVTLIILSHKEAEKIRVGLVPYVRTGWLIPGEVTMVTDRRARRAALKWAGSGGREAKRAMRSFLVNVASLGMDQRLMAKYGPDHARIENDQQMLTQAVENRREFLRLTSIAEQQQDVTDAVSRLARAQ; the protein is encoded by the coding sequence ATGTACGCGACCCACTGGGGAGGGCCGGGAGAAGACTACCGCCTGAAGAAAATCAGTAGTGTGAACATCAATGAGGTCAACGGCATCTCTGCACCCGCCCCCGATGACGCCGCGCCGGTGTGGCAGACGCCGAAGGCGCTGCACTCGTTCCCGTGGTTCGAGGTGCTTATGATGACGGTCGGTAGCATCGGACTTCTCGGCCTTGTTGTCTTCTGGCTCAGCCCCGCCTCGTCTGGCATTGCTTCCCTTGCCAAGACGACTCTCCTCGCCGTCGTTCCCCTGAGCATTGTCCTTAGCTTCATCCTGTTCATCGACCGCTGGGAGCCCGAGCCCTGGAAGACAAAGGGGGCACTCTTCCTGTGGGGAGCGGGAGTCGCAACGCTGTCCTCCGGTATCCTCAATACCGCCCTGGAGGAGAACATCATCCTTTCGACCGGCGATCTCCAGCAATCTCAGGCCCTTGGTGCGTCGTTTATCGCTCCTCTCGTGGAAGAGACCCTCAAGGGGTTGGGCGTCCTCATCGTCGTCGTCGTACGCCGCACGAGTATCAACTCAGTCATTGACGGCGTCGTTTATGCGGGCTTTTCTGCCGGCGGATTCATGTTCGCTGAGGACATCCTGTACTTCGTCAGGCTTGATAATCCCGAGGCCGGCGGCGTCCTGTGGACCTTTGTCATACGAGGCCTGGCGAGCCCCTTCGTGCACGCGATGGCCACCTCAATGACCGGCATCGGCCTCGCCCTGGCGCTCATGAGATTCAAACGAGGCTGGTCCAAGACCGGCGTTGTGCTGGTGTTCTGGTTTTTCGCGATGGTCGTCCACTTCGGATGGAACGGTACCGTAACGTTCTTGGGGCAGTACTTCTTCCTCCTGTATGTGCTCGTCGGGGTGCCAGCCTTCCTCGTATGGGCAGTCACGCTCATCATCCTGTCTCACAAGGAGGCGGAGAAGATTCGCGTTGGACTCGTACCTTACGTGCGTACCGGGTGGCTCATTCCCGGCGAGGTCACGATGGTCACCGATAGGCGCGCACGCCGGGCTGCCCTCAAGTGGGCGGGCAGCGGTGGTCGTGAGGCGAAGCGAGCCATGCGTTCGTTCCTCGTCAATGTGGCTTCACTGGGGATGGATCAACGGCTCATGGCAAAGTATGGACCCGACCACGCGCGCATCGAGAACGATCAACAGATGCTCACCCAAGCTGTTGAAAACCGGCGAGAATTCTTGCGTTTGACCTCTATCGCTGAGCAGCAGCAAGACGTGACGGATGCCGTGTCCCGGCTGGCTCGGGCGCAATAA
- the thrS gene encoding threonine--tRNA ligase, translating to MPDISLVIDGHEHTVPAGTTGTTWFEKSRDVVAIKVDGTPRDLETPFEEGTTVEGITLASEDGLNILRHSATHVLAQAVQDVFPDVNLGIGPFITDGFYYDFGNIDAVTPELLRDLEKRMKRIIKEGQRFVRREIREEEAVVELAEQPYKLELVNTKGKGAEGASVEVGGATLTMYDNVRRDGSVAWKDLCRGPHLPSTKLIGNGFALTKASAAYWKGDQAGDQLQRIYGTAWASKEDLVAYQERIKEAERRDHRRLGAELDLFSFPEEIGPGLVVFHPKGGILRHEIESYVTDRHKKAGFDFVRTPEISKGGLFHTSGHLPYYADTMFPPMLVDEERDEEGNVTKAGQEYYLKAMNCPMHNLIFRSRGRSYRELPLRFYELGHDYRYEKSGVVHGLTRMRGFTQDDSHTYCTPEQASEEIRTQIEFFLSILSAFGLKDFYLELSTRDEDGKKKDKFIGSDEDWAAATKALEDACAATGLDLVPDPGGAAFYGPKVSVQVKDAIGRTWQMSTIQYDFNQPDRFDLEYTAADGSRQRPVMIHSAKLGSVERFIGVLTEHYAGAFPAWLAPVQVRLIPVAEAFDGYVTDVAARLRERGVRVETDLSDDRFGKKIRNASKDKIPFTLIAGGDDVEAGAVSFRLRDGSQHNGVPVERAVELIVSHIEGRNNADQIDGLDEA from the coding sequence GTGCCCGATATCTCGCTCGTCATCGACGGACATGAACACACCGTACCGGCGGGGACCACGGGCACGACGTGGTTCGAGAAGTCTCGTGATGTCGTTGCTATCAAGGTCGACGGCACTCCGCGCGACCTGGAGACCCCCTTCGAGGAAGGAACGACGGTCGAAGGCATCACCCTGGCCAGCGAGGACGGCCTGAACATTCTGCGCCACAGCGCCACCCACGTGCTCGCGCAAGCCGTCCAGGACGTCTTCCCCGACGTCAACCTGGGCATCGGCCCCTTCATCACCGATGGTTTCTACTACGACTTCGGCAACATTGATGCGGTGACTCCCGAGCTGCTGCGCGACCTCGAGAAGCGCATGAAGCGCATCATCAAGGAAGGCCAGCGTTTTGTTCGTCGCGAGATCCGCGAGGAGGAGGCCGTCGTCGAGCTCGCTGAGCAGCCCTACAAGCTCGAGCTCGTGAACACGAAGGGGAAGGGAGCTGAGGGGGCATCCGTCGAGGTCGGCGGTGCCACGCTCACCATGTACGACAACGTCCGCCGCGACGGCTCCGTCGCGTGGAAGGACCTGTGCCGAGGCCCCCACCTGCCCTCCACCAAGCTGATCGGTAACGGCTTCGCGCTGACCAAGGCCTCGGCCGCCTACTGGAAGGGCGACCAGGCGGGCGATCAACTCCAGCGCATCTATGGCACCGCCTGGGCCTCCAAGGAGGATCTTGTCGCCTACCAGGAGCGCATCAAGGAAGCCGAGCGCCGCGACCACCGCCGCCTCGGCGCTGAGCTGGACCTCTTCAGCTTCCCCGAGGAGATCGGACCCGGCCTCGTCGTCTTCCACCCTAAGGGTGGCATCCTGCGCCACGAGATTGAGTCCTACGTGACTGACCGCCACAAGAAGGCTGGATTCGACTTCGTGCGCACTCCCGAGATCTCCAAGGGTGGCCTCTTCCACACGTCGGGCCACCTTCCTTACTACGCGGACACGATGTTCCCGCCCATGCTCGTCGACGAGGAACGCGACGAGGAGGGCAACGTCACCAAGGCGGGCCAGGAGTACTACCTCAAGGCCATGAACTGCCCGATGCATAACCTTATCTTCCGATCGCGCGGACGCTCCTACCGTGAGCTGCCGCTGCGCTTCTACGAGCTGGGCCACGACTATCGCTACGAGAAGAGCGGCGTCGTCCACGGCCTGACCCGCATGCGTGGCTTCACCCAGGATGACTCACACACCTACTGCACCCCCGAGCAAGCCTCGGAGGAGATTCGCACCCAGATCGAGTTTTTCCTGTCGATCCTGTCGGCGTTCGGCCTCAAGGACTTCTACCTGGAGCTGTCCACGCGCGACGAGGACGGTAAGAAGAAGGACAAGTTCATCGGTTCCGACGAGGACTGGGCGGCCGCCACCAAGGCTCTCGAGGATGCCTGCGCTGCGACCGGCCTCGACCTCGTTCCCGATCCGGGCGGAGCCGCCTTCTATGGACCCAAAGTCTCCGTGCAGGTCAAGGACGCCATCGGTCGTACCTGGCAGATGTCGACGATCCAGTACGACTTCAACCAGCCCGACCGCTTCGACCTGGAGTACACGGCAGCCGACGGTAGCCGTCAGCGCCCCGTCATGATCCACTCTGCGAAGCTCGGCTCCGTTGAGCGCTTCATCGGCGTTCTGACCGAGCACTACGCGGGCGCGTTCCCCGCATGGCTCGCGCCCGTCCAGGTGCGTCTGATCCCGGTCGCGGAAGCCTTCGATGGCTACGTCACCGACGTGGCCGCGCGACTGCGCGAGCGAGGCGTTCGCGTCGAGACCGACCTGTCGGACGACCGCTTCGGCAAGAAGATCCGCAACGCCTCCAAGGACAAGATCCCCTTCACGCTCATCGCCGGCGGCGACGACGTTGAGGCGGGTGCCGTGTCCTTCCGCCTGCGCGACGGATCGCAGCACAACGGCGTACCCGTCGAGCGGGCCGTCGAGCTGATCGTCTCCCACATCGAGGGGCGCAACAACGCCGACCAGATCGACGGCCTCGACGAGGCGTGA
- a CDS encoding HIT family protein — translation MTPDADAGNVGARREALPTEDARALAGVPDGFGRFWTPYRMAYIRGEGKPADASDRSCPFCSAPGKPDAEGLIVFRGDSCFVLMNLFPYNSGHLLVCPYRHVSDYTELTDEERVELGNLTATAMRVTRDVAAPAGFNLGMNQGEVAGAGIAAHLHQHVVPRWLGDANFLPIIAQTKAVPELLEDARARLAAAWPKEN, via the coding sequence ATGACTCCCGACGCAGACGCCGGTAACGTCGGCGCGCGGCGTGAGGCCTTGCCCACGGAGGACGCCCGCGCACTTGCGGGCGTCCCGGACGGCTTCGGGCGTTTCTGGACTCCGTACCGGATGGCCTACATCCGCGGTGAAGGCAAGCCTGCCGACGCCTCGGATCGCTCGTGCCCCTTCTGCAGCGCCCCGGGAAAGCCCGACGCCGAGGGGCTCATCGTGTTTCGGGGAGACTCCTGCTTCGTCCTGATGAACCTGTTCCCCTACAACTCGGGCCATCTGCTGGTGTGCCCGTACCGCCACGTCTCCGACTACACGGAGCTGACGGACGAAGAACGCGTCGAGTTGGGGAACTTGACGGCCACCGCGATGCGAGTGACCCGCGACGTGGCCGCTCCCGCGGGATTCAATCTCGGAATGAACCAGGGAGAGGTCGCCGGTGCGGGTATTGCCGCTCACCTTCACCAGCATGTCGTTCCCCGCTGGCTGGGCGACGCTAATTTCCTGCCGATCATCGCCCAGACGAAGGCCGTTCCCGAGCTCCTCGAGGACGCTCGCGCCCGGCTTGCTGCCGCCTGGCCGAAGGAGAACTGA
- a CDS encoding lipid II:glycine glycyltransferase FemX, whose amino-acid sequence MTITALVPISQDDKTAAVSGFQDRSLPIEQACVWEAFEESQGHGVWGRYAWCEDDSKIAFITLYKYSVRGVHYLWAKWGPAWVKEATPDREAALRADLLREIKAKDKSVAFVRLHAIYQHPDLVMPLQTISYDRTVVIDTSGKTEEAILAAMPKAGKRSIRSGLKKGKAEGVTFHEDTANVVDVIDEYYAVMEETAKRDGFRAHPKEYYLTLLTTLGPKHARIFSMRDAQGNILCWDLCLVEGIRAQAEYGASTEAARRLRQPPVLDFLAAEFLARDGVREFDLMGAHSPRCPDLYSVGKYKSAFASHFTDVPGGWDMPIKKATYRALSAAKAVKDWRARS is encoded by the coding sequence ATGACGATAACCGCACTCGTGCCCATCTCTCAGGACGATAAGACCGCAGCGGTCTCCGGCTTCCAGGACCGCTCGCTGCCCATCGAACAGGCGTGCGTGTGGGAGGCGTTCGAGGAATCCCAGGGACACGGGGTGTGGGGCCGCTACGCCTGGTGTGAGGACGACTCTAAGATCGCGTTCATCACTCTGTACAAGTACTCCGTGCGCGGCGTGCACTACCTGTGGGCAAAGTGGGGACCGGCGTGGGTGAAGGAGGCGACCCCCGACCGCGAGGCCGCCCTGCGCGCCGACCTGTTGCGCGAAATCAAGGCGAAGGACAAGTCGGTTGCTTTCGTGCGCCTGCACGCCATCTATCAGCACCCCGACTTGGTCATGCCGCTGCAGACGATCTCCTACGACCGCACCGTCGTCATCGACACCTCCGGTAAGACCGAGGAAGCGATCCTCGCCGCCATGCCCAAGGCTGGTAAGCGCTCGATTCGCTCCGGTCTGAAGAAGGGCAAGGCCGAGGGAGTGACGTTCCACGAGGACACCGCGAACGTGGTCGACGTGATCGACGAGTACTACGCCGTCATGGAAGAGACCGCGAAGCGCGACGGTTTCCGCGCCCACCCCAAGGAGTACTACCTCACTCTGCTGACGACGCTGGGCCCTAAGCATGCGCGCATCTTCTCGATGCGAGATGCGCAGGGAAACATCCTGTGTTGGGATTTGTGCCTCGTCGAGGGAATCCGTGCCCAGGCCGAGTACGGTGCCTCCACCGAGGCCGCACGACGCCTGCGCCAGCCTCCCGTTCTGGATTTCCTGGCCGCCGAGTTTCTCGCTCGTGACGGCGTGCGTGAATTCGACCTCATGGGTGCCCACTCGCCGCGCTGCCCCGACCTCTACAGCGTCGGAAAGTACAAGAGCGCATTTGCTTCACACTTCACAGACGTACCCGGCGGCTGGGACATGCCGATCAAAAAAGCGACCTACCGCGCCCTGAGCGCCGCGAAAGCAGTCAAGGACTGGCGCGCCCGCTCCTGA
- the pgsA gene encoding phosphatidylinositol phosphate synthase, which yields MLGNHGRSIAKATFTPLARVLARVGVTPNMVTVAGTAATVAIAIVCIPQGWIWQGGIALAVIMFGDSVDGTLARMTTGGTRFGAFLDSTLDRLGDGAVFGSLTAYAVFQMDDSIVRTWAIIAGICSIVGAAAVPYARARAESVGVVAKLGIAERTDRLIVGMGAAMLMSLGLPEWVFALGLTWVALASFVTVCQRIWFTARHIDEGPR from the coding sequence ATGCTCGGAAATCACGGGCGTTCCATCGCGAAAGCCACATTTACGCCTCTCGCTCGCGTTCTTGCGCGAGTCGGCGTAACACCCAACATGGTGACGGTCGCAGGCACCGCTGCGACGGTCGCGATCGCGATTGTTTGCATTCCTCAGGGTTGGATCTGGCAGGGCGGCATCGCCCTGGCCGTCATCATGTTCGGCGATTCTGTCGATGGCACGCTTGCGCGCATGACGACGGGGGGCACTCGCTTCGGGGCTTTCCTCGATTCGACGCTGGACCGTCTGGGTGACGGAGCCGTTTTCGGTTCTCTCACCGCCTACGCGGTCTTTCAGATGGATGACTCTATCGTGCGAACGTGGGCGATCATCGCCGGTATCTGTTCGATCGTCGGCGCGGCCGCCGTTCCTTACGCGCGCGCCCGCGCCGAGTCCGTCGGAGTCGTGGCCAAGCTGGGGATCGCCGAGCGAACCGACCGCCTTATTGTCGGTATGGGCGCGGCTATGCTGATGAGCCTCGGCCTGCCGGAGTGGGTGTTTGCGCTCGGCCTGACCTGGGTGGCCCTCGCGTCCTTCGTGACCGTCTGCCAGCGCATCTGGTTCACCGCACGTCATATCGACGAGGGACCCCGGTGA
- a CDS encoding glycosyltransferase family 4 protein: MKIGIVNPYSWDVPGGVGFHIRDLALKLRSRGHDVQVLTPSTSEDLPEWITSAGSSVSIPFNGSVANISVRPKALARTRRWLAVNDFDVVHVHEPVVPSVSMAAAMLSSAPLVGTFHAALGRSVSRSIASAPMRLYMERIGVRIAVSEEARRTLIEHHGGDAVIIPNGVETASFRGAQPLEQWAATDERPVIVFLGRLDEPRKGLSIFAAAIERVLESVPGTRFLIAGRGDAPETRAAVARFGESVSFLGGISDEEKEALLAGASIYVAPQTGGESFGIVLVEAMAARTTVVASDIPAFRAVLDDGRAGALFETGNPDSLAATLLELLRDRERLDALADAGQLASAQYDWEVVADKVFEVYKLSIDMGSPADSGTRRARDLIRGRNDEEEES, from the coding sequence ATGAAGATCGGGATCGTGAACCCCTACTCCTGGGACGTTCCCGGGGGAGTAGGCTTTCATATTCGCGACCTCGCATTGAAGCTACGCTCGCGTGGCCACGACGTGCAGGTGCTGACACCGTCAACTTCCGAGGACTTACCCGAGTGGATTACTTCCGCGGGTTCGTCCGTGTCTATTCCGTTTAACGGATCGGTCGCGAATATTTCCGTCAGGCCCAAGGCCCTGGCGCGAACGCGGCGCTGGCTTGCGGTCAACGATTTCGACGTCGTCCACGTCCACGAACCTGTCGTACCCTCGGTATCGATGGCTGCCGCGATGCTGTCGAGTGCTCCTCTCGTGGGTACTTTCCACGCGGCCCTCGGCCGATCAGTGTCCCGGTCCATTGCCTCGGCTCCGATGCGCCTGTACATGGAGCGTATCGGAGTGCGTATCGCCGTCTCTGAGGAGGCCCGCCGCACACTCATCGAACACCACGGCGGCGATGCCGTCATCATCCCGAACGGCGTGGAGACGGCCTCGTTCCGGGGTGCGCAGCCCCTGGAGCAGTGGGCTGCGACCGATGAGCGTCCGGTGATCGTGTTCCTTGGTCGACTCGACGAGCCTCGCAAGGGACTGAGTATTTTCGCCGCAGCGATCGAGCGTGTCCTCGAGAGCGTTCCAGGGACGCGCTTCCTCATCGCGGGACGCGGAGATGCTCCCGAGACCCGCGCTGCTGTTGCGCGTTTTGGCGAGTCCGTCTCGTTCCTGGGTGGGATCAGTGACGAGGAGAAGGAAGCTCTGCTCGCGGGGGCCTCGATCTATGTGGCCCCTCAGACCGGCGGAGAGTCCTTCGGCATTGTCCTCGTCGAGGCGATGGCGGCGCGCACGACCGTCGTCGCCTCCGATATCCCGGCGTTCCGTGCTGTCTTGGATGATGGCCGTGCGGGAGCGCTCTTCGAGACAGGGAACCCCGACTCGCTTGCCGCAACGCTCCTTGAGCTGCTGCGCGATCGCGAGAGACTCGATGCCCTCGCAGATGCCGGCCAGCTCGCCTCCGCACAGTACGACTGGGAAGTCGTCGCAGACAAGGTGTTCGAGGTCTACAAGCTTTCCATCGACATGGGGAGCCCCGCGGATTCGGGTACGAGGCGGGCGCGTGACCTTATTCGTGGCCGTAACGATGAGGAAGAAGAGTCGTGA
- a CDS encoding phosphatidylinositol mannoside acyltransferase has translation MTFSALSFAFALAPRLPLRVVMRVADAGASIAARRGGAMIDRLRANMGRLAGTEPSADELRDAVRSHIRNYAEQLMLGSRRGAPLLEGVSFEGFEALAAASEDGPVVLALGHSGSWDRAGAWVCAQGRGIVTVAEKVEPPSLFHRFVSLREGLGMEIIGVAKGESVFSTLVERVRGRSVIVPLLADRDVSGSGIEVTLGTRRALVAAGPAALAIKLKRPLFAACITYENEASTGADVRVRCVGPISPGDEERPGLNRVEALTQAWVDEFCAMMAAKPQDWHMMQRVFVEDLDPERLARARAEHERKNR, from the coding sequence GTGACGTTCTCGGCCCTGTCCTTCGCTTTCGCACTCGCTCCACGCCTCCCGCTGCGCGTCGTCATGCGCGTGGCCGATGCGGGCGCATCAATCGCAGCGAGGCGTGGCGGGGCCATGATCGATCGGCTACGTGCCAACATGGGACGTTTAGCCGGCACTGAGCCGTCTGCCGATGAGCTGCGTGACGCAGTTCGCTCCCACATCCGCAACTACGCGGAACAGCTCATGCTCGGCTCACGTCGCGGTGCTCCGCTGCTGGAAGGAGTGTCTTTTGAGGGCTTCGAGGCCCTGGCTGCGGCCAGCGAGGATGGTCCGGTGGTGCTCGCCCTGGGGCATTCGGGTAGCTGGGACCGCGCTGGCGCGTGGGTGTGCGCGCAGGGTCGAGGTATCGTTACCGTCGCAGAAAAGGTAGAGCCTCCCAGCCTCTTTCATCGTTTCGTCTCCCTGCGCGAGGGGCTCGGCATGGAGATCATCGGCGTCGCGAAAGGGGAGTCGGTTTTCTCGACGCTCGTCGAGCGTGTTCGTGGGCGGAGCGTCATCGTCCCTCTTCTGGCAGATCGGGATGTTTCCGGTTCCGGTATTGAGGTCACCCTTGGTACTCGGCGGGCGCTCGTCGCCGCCGGCCCCGCTGCGCTTGCAATCAAGCTGAAGCGGCCGCTCTTTGCCGCATGCATTACCTACGAGAACGAGGCATCGACGGGTGCGGACGTGCGCGTGCGTTGCGTCGGACCGATCAGTCCCGGTGACGAGGAACGACCTGGCTTGAACCGCGTCGAGGCGCTCACGCAGGCGTGGGTGGATGAGTTTTGCGCCATGATGGCAGCGAAGCCGCAGGACTGGCACATGATGCAGAGGGTGTTCGTCGAAGACCTTGACCCCGAGCGGCTCGCGCGCGCGAGGGCCGAGCACGAGAGGAAGAATCGATGA